A region from the Methanofollis liminatans DSM 4140 genome encodes:
- a CDS encoding arsenate reductase ArsC: MKRRVLFVCTHNAGRSQMAEGYMNARYGDRYEAYSAGTETGGLNPYAVRAMAEIGIDISGHHSKHISTFAGEEMDVLVAVCEGGTCPLFPWAKETVHRSFPDPSRLTGSDGEVMDGVRRIRDEIAAWIDATFGAL; encoded by the coding sequence ATGAAACGACGCGTGCTCTTTGTCTGCACTCACAACGCCGGGCGTTCGCAGATGGCCGAGGGCTACATGAACGCCCGCTACGGCGACCGCTACGAGGCGTACTCCGCCGGGACCGAGACCGGCGGGTTGAACCCGTATGCGGTCCGTGCGATGGCCGAGATCGGGATCGACATCTCCGGGCACCACTCGAAGCACATCTCCACCTTTGCAGGAGAGGAGATGGACGTGCTGGTCGCCGTCTGCGAGGGCGGCACCTGCCCGCTCTTTCCCTGGGCGAAGGAGACGGTGCACCGGAGTTTCCCCGACCCCTCGCGTCTTACCGGGAGCGACGGGGAGGTCATGGACGGCGTGCGCCGGATCCGGGACGAGATCGCCGCCTGGATCGATGCGACCTTCGGGGCGTTATAG
- a CDS encoding DUF169 domain-containing protein translates to MKTIDEIRSAGFAMKEILGLRGSPVGVRLLKTDAPVPGAVRAEGNRYCQALMRARHGEHVVVTGETIACPAAARAFGFKPLPEPLRTGKGLVGFGITAEEAVGAKMFEGMTVLEMGSVRQIDLFPLDLAEEIPDLVVVEDETEKLMWIALSYMHAHGGERVRGSTAVLQATCVDSTIIPYVEQRLNYGLGCYGCRDATDMAPGEAVLGFPAGELPAIVAHLKHLAGRALPHSRGKHAYAALAKERKSAPGSCSEL, encoded by the coding sequence ATGAAGACCATCGATGAGATCAGGTCCGCAGGGTTCGCGATGAAAGAGATCCTGGGCCTCCGCGGCTCCCCGGTCGGGGTCAGGCTGCTGAAGACCGACGCTCCCGTGCCGGGTGCGGTCAGGGCAGAGGGCAACCGCTACTGCCAGGCGCTGATGCGGGCGCGGCACGGCGAGCACGTCGTCGTCACCGGCGAGACGATCGCCTGTCCGGCGGCGGCACGCGCCTTCGGGTTTAAACCTCTCCCTGAACCGCTCAGGACCGGCAAAGGGCTGGTCGGGTTCGGGATCACCGCCGAAGAGGCGGTCGGGGCGAAGATGTTCGAGGGCATGACCGTCCTTGAGATGGGGTCGGTCAGGCAGATCGACCTCTTCCCGCTCGACCTGGCCGAAGAGATCCCTGATCTCGTGGTGGTCGAGGACGAGACCGAGAAGCTGATGTGGATCGCCCTCTCGTACATGCACGCCCACGGCGGCGAGCGCGTCCGCGGTTCGACGGCGGTGCTCCAGGCGACCTGCGTGGACTCGACGATCATCCCGTATGTCGAGCAGCGCCTCAACTACGGGCTTGGCTGCTACGGATGCCGGGACGCCACCGATATGGCGCCGGGAGAGGCGGTTCTCGGCTTCCCGGCCGGAGAACTGCCGGCGATTGTTGCGCACCTCAAACACCTTGCAGGCCGGGCGCTCCCCCACTCCCGCGGCAAACACGCATATGCGGCGCTTGCAAAAGAGCGGAAGAGCGCGCCGGGCTCCTGCTCCGAACTCTAA